The sequence agaaaaagaatcttTGAGTCCTTTCAAGATACCCACTCAGAAATATTCTGAAATATATTCAAAAGAAAAGATGATCGATGTATACATTGAATAGANacccctgatcgcgaatgatgccaaGACCAAGttaatgcatttcttggtgggtttacggccgatcttgcgccgtgatgttagggtatctgaccctactacttatgaggtcgctgtctccagagctctagctgtagagcaggatcagcgtgacatcgagagagaccgccagggcaagcgcccagtccaggtaccacaccgccctcctcctcaacagcatcagcagcagaacaagaggcctttccatggctcgcccagaaacagaggccaccAGCAGAAGCAGCAGCGGGaacgcgcagtccctaagcctattgagcatccgatctgtcctaaatgctcacgccgccatcctggagtatgtatgtatggctctgggaagttttacaagtgcggtagcccagaccacgtgctaccgcagtgccctcagaggaatctgtcTACCCAAGGCATggtatttgctctccatgcagcggagacgaaccccgataccatgattatgacaggtacctttaagctttaaatttatatttgggatttaatgtttttggtgagattttgaacctagtattgcgataggattgcatgctctactcagtattattttggggaatttaagttagaagaactttggcctttgcatggctataagttagttttgtgattattgggttcagcctagtgttctaacctttcactgagaattttcatagctggctcagctaccaaagccctgatagattcaggggctactcactcatttatttctgaggtctttgcgaattttctaaaagttaagaccgttgggctagatgtagcctactcagtggtactgcctttgggagaggagatgacagccaccaatgtgatccgagacatagacctggagcttcatggcaaccttgtttatgcggatctgattgtcttgcCGATGTCAAAGttcgacatcatattaggcatggattggctattgcggaccagagtgttgatagacttccagcggagatctttTATAGTCCGACTGCCTGGGATGACaaagttcttatttgagccggacaggtactttcccttaccacacattattccttatgtcaaggctaggaagctcatgcatagagggtgtcgagcatttttagcaacttttatatctatccccgagacacccagtcagttagccgcagatgttcctattgttagagatttcttagacgtttttcctgaggacgtctctggtatgccacctgagagagaggtggagttttctatcgaacttatgccaggtacggtaccaatctcaaaagcaccgtaccgactagcgccgacagagatggcagagctgaagaagcagattcaggaacttctcgacaaggagttcattcgaccgagtttctcaccatggggcgcgccagtcttgtttgtgaagaagaaggagggGTCCATGAgactatgtattgactaccgggagctGAACAGGgtgacagtgaagaacaaataccaactttcgaggattgaagatctattcgaCCAGTTGCAGGGGGCTTCGGTATTCtacaagattgatctgcgttccgattatcaccagttgagggtgaaagacactgatgtttccaagactgcgtttaggactcgttatggccactccgagttccttgtgatgtcgTTCGATTTGAAGAATGCGCcagtgatcttcatggatctcaggaatcgcgtatttcagccgtatcttgatcagtttgtgatagtgttcatcgacgacattctcgtctactcgaagaatcaagaggatcacggcagacatctgaccacagtgttgcagaccttgcagaagcacaagttattcgcaaagttcagtaagtatgaattctggttggagaaggtggcgttcttaggccatatggtttctagcagtggtattgaggtagacccagcgaaagttgcagcagtcagagactgggttgtgccgcagaatgcatctgaaatccgcagttttcttggcttagcaggatattaccggaagttcatttagggattttcttccatcgcagttccactcacatcattgacaaagaagaatgtgaaatttgtgtggtgcgatgagtgtcagaagagcttcgatactttgaagcaagctcttatctcaccaccagttttggctatgccgtcagggcccggtgagtttgttctatataccgatgcttcgaagctcggtcttggcgcaatATTATTGCAGCATGGGAAAGTGATAGAATATGCTTCTcctcagttgaagactcatgagaagaattaccctacccataacctagagttggcagccgttgtatttgctttgaagatctggaggcattatttgtacggagagaagtgccagatctttaccgaccataaaagcctcaagtacttctttacgcagaaagagctgaatatgcgtcagaggcgttggttggagcttttgaaagactatgattgtgacattagctaccacccaggtaaatctaatgtagttgcgggatgcactgagcaggaaagttgcagtgatcgcccatttgacgattcagagacctcttcagtctgagatgcagaggcttgatctagaggcatatcctcaaggtagagttccccgtctatctaccttgactatccagtcCTCTctcctagaccgtattcgcagtggtcagtcagcagatgagcagttggcaaagtggaagcagagagatgaggccaagggcagtggcTTGTATTcaattagtgacggtattgtgagataccgagacaggatatgggttccaagcagtgattctatccgagcagatatcctatcagaggcccatatgtcaccATACTATATTCATCCAGGGagcacgaagatgtacaaagacctgcagttattgtactggtggccaggaatgaagaaggatatcagacgctttgtatccgagtgtctgacttgtcagttagtgaaggcagagcatcagaggccagcaggtttgctcaagcctcttcctattcccgagtggaagtgggagaatgttaccatggacttcgtgaccggtttaccgaagtcagtcagaggatcaaatgctatctgggtgattgtcgatcgtcttaccaaatcagcacacttcttgcctatcaagatgactttcaccatggttcagtatgcagagttgtatatccgggagatagtccgacttcatggtattccagtttctatcgtatctgacagagacctcagattcacttcctcattttggaagagtttgcattcgacgatgggtacgaagttgctattcagcacagctttccaccctcagacagatgggcagtcagagcgagtcattcagattttggagaatcttctccgtgcttgtgttatcgatttctccgggagttgggagtcgaacttgccattagtggagttcacctataacaacagctttcagtcctCTATAGGAATGgttccgtatgaagcattgtatggtcgcaagtgtagatttcccgttcattgggatgaggtaggagagagagccgagttgggtccagagattattcagcataCTGTCGatatagtagcccagatccgtgacaagatgaggactgctcagagtcgacagaagagttatgcggaccaacggaggagagatttagagtttgccgtgggcgaccatgtctttgtgaaagtggcacctatgaaaggtgtcatgcgattgGGAAGAAAgagaagctcagtccgagattcattggaccatttgagatccttgacagagttgggacgctagcttatcgtgttgctcttccgccgaatctggccggagtacacaatgtgttccacgtctctatgctgaggaagtatatggcaaatccttcgcatgtcctgaactttgagccgttgcagcttactccgaacctgtcttatgaggagagaccagtgcagatcctagacagacgggaaaagaagcttcggaacaaactggttaagcgagttaaagtcaagtggcttaaccattcagaggaggaagctacgtgggagtctgagccagagatgaggagccggtacccagagttattcggtgagttttaatttcgaggacgaaatttctttgaaggggggaaggattgtagaacccgtaaattagactacgtataagtcatgcataattcctaatatctaaattaaaatgatttttattgcttgAGTATTTagattcttttctttaaatttattttgtgcagtagtttaattgttagctttcagttcattaagtgaggccggaccggagttggagtaaagagataaatttttaatattaagaaaatattcctaaaatttattaaagataaataataatttattttaaggaaaaagaaagtttaagaatttatttaattaacttgagataagtagtaaataaattcttttaggttcaataatttaattaaaagcctaaaataaatatgtgaccaattgagattagttaatctagacttattttaattaagtaattatgatttgacatgatagtaaatttatctttaaaatttaaagaattatccatgcatgcaagataatggcaTCCCCtagttaatttattaattcacaaaaatatttaatgagtaaataaaaccctaaagatttaaaatataaaatttaaaaaaaattttccctcccctttatccaaattttcggccaccccatttCCAAATGATTTAGTTTTGATTTACAACTCAACTTTGATTCTTTTCCATATCCATTTCATGGTAGATAATCTCTTaattttaaatcctcatttaattaatacCTAAGCAATATCCTACCATGTCTATCTAGCAATATCTTTCCCAATCTAATTAATAAAAACCGGTCACTTCTTTTAGGAGATTTAAAAAGTTTAGCAACTAAATTCTTTGAattctttccttatccattttctAGGGAGATGTTTATATCTCAATAAATCTtctataataattaattgagcAAGATCCCACCCCATTTGATTGATGAGAAAATCGGCCCTCTCCCCATtttgaaagatttaatttaCAATTCAATTCTTTAATTATCCTTCCCTTAAACTTTTTCTAGATGGATATCTTCCATAACTTTTAAATCTCtatcaaatcattaattaaacaatttttcccTTTGCACCTAGACTTGAATTCGACCTAGTACACTCTCTTATCCctcaagaaaaatctttgatatcattctatttttccttatctctcaaatagtagatagaaagaatattttcaaTTCATTTATCTTGCCATCTTCCCTATTTTCCTTAGCCATTCTCCCtaccttattttcaaaaatttcagaagtAAATAGAGAGAAAAACATGAGAATTCAGTGAGGGATTAGGAAGAAAATCGAGTAGCAAGAAAGAAGGAAAAGTGCACTCTGTCTCccccgcgccgcgtcgtcgtaatcgtttgttttctttcaaaaagaaaatccaaggcatgtatatatttcttttgctcttcaatcaagccatataggtatttttaaatatcacatGTACATGATTTCATGCAAGAAAACCGAAATATGGACAGcaagttttataaaaataagtgCAGATTTTGTTCGATTTCCTCTATGCCTCACGGGTTTGGCTTGTTTCTATTGTTGCAGGGTTGGCTCagtcctaggctcccaaggctgcacctagacaTGTGTTAGGGTGTATTAGGATCATGTGGGTCCATCGGTTCAAGCCCTATGCATACTGAAATTCAGAATTGACAGTAACCCGTTCCTAGTGTCACTTTGGGGTTCGATTTTTCTTATTTGTTGTCAAAGTAGGATGtctctgatcttggctgccctaagggctatAGCCTTGGTTAGAACATCTTCTTattatgtctaagacgtgaccaagtcgtcCTTTtcaggcttggtccatggttgcatcggtttttcaaacacaaaacaagaacagccccttcgacccttcattttctgcatgtgtgtgtgtgttcggTCATGGGTtggtatggatcttggttggcctagggcccttagccatggttcaaatcattccctcagatgttggtaagaggttctggtcggtggttcaagccccaatggccggtagcctcgaaaacgacgcaagaaaaccaaagcacagttgctgtatttttgtgacagcaacttgctgcggcggttcagtggctcgttcgagttgttggttggcttttagcctatggccttggactggacagtgcctcattgagttaggaaggtcatgtttttggccgttcgtgattcggatcattttagaggtcgtacgagaatttacggtacaatgtgccaaagtgactctcgaaagaatgtttcacgtttttggcctccattcactaaatttcgagtactgtaaatttaggagcattatttcatcatttttaagagtattttaatcatgactaaacgttggttcggtgttggttcgggttggctcggagtcatgattaaatactaagtcagtgggcgtaatttgtctcgttttttgattcaattacgaagtttggtcaagaaaatcatttgcatatttttcatgttaaatttaagccgcagcgagcctgggagcgatccaacccaatcagtaaaattattcaggatatttaattatgttatttaattatattacgtgcaaaattattcatttttgagatttatgtgatattgcttgtggccattgtactatcatgggattattacttcacccggtcgccagttaccggtcaattcagttttgtaccacccagtatactgtggcattagtctgatcagacgattagtatttcacccggtcgtcagttaccggtcagttcagttcagttcagttcagtgcagttcatggggccacttgcgtagaacataatctcaacaaaattatcatccaggttattttattacagagctctattgggctaacagttcacttatgattttcagttcagttatgcacgtatttataactatccatgataagatatttatagttcagttatgcaaatactataattcctcatgacatgatattttcacttcgcatgcaattttattattatctatttacttgttatttacgatatatgcatgctgagtctttagactcactagacttgattgttgtaggtactgatgatgtcggaaccgagggcggggaccagtgagctagcttgtgTCGGtagtagtaggacccgaggacctcaaaTTTTAGCATTTACTGTTTTGGCTCAAACATTTCAtcgttgttgaattatttttaattattattttgcgaACAAaaatttacttccgctgctattttgaacatcaaactttattttatcagtttatttatgaatgaggtaatttaattaatgaaaaagaaaatttttaaattttttcgcaaattttcaagtacgaatttagaggcctctacagttctcctgctgaaccacctatcaactggacaatcagctagACTGCTCAATTGACATAACAGTTAGaatgattcagtttgtgcgatcagttaggtcttcagtttgcgatgtaaacagctcgtgactgatcctagcttctgcacactaaggtagattattagtaacacaaaataacaaattttgttaatatcaaaatcaagagtgcgaacttgaaaagttccaataccaatgaatacttggttaatgTTTCTCcaagtattaaaaaattattttcagaatcTTGGATTGATGGAAAGACTTTATGTCTATTCTATATGGAATCTGGAATTCCATAGATATGGAGATGGCGGCCTGAATTTGGTCACACTGATGAAGGAATTCCCTGCATATAGAGGGTTAGTTCTACAAAAATTtgggaaaattaattaagagatgATCATAAAACAGGAAAGCCTTATGACTTTGaaacaattcaacaaatggaagaaaaaattctttcaaataaaaaagattatGCAAtgcaacaagaaaaagaaaaagaatcttTGAGTCCTTTCAAGATACCCACTCAGAAATATTCTGAAATATATTCAAAAGAAAAGATGATCGATGTATACATTGAATAGATGAAAAAAATCTTTataagaatattggatgttcagaCGCTAAATCCGATAAATCAATGGCATCCGAATCAAGTGACaatcaatttatttatctaaTGAATATGCATGATGCCCAAGATCCAGAGGAAGATATTCCAGAATGCTCTaatattgataatatttttgaaaaattgaatATCACCGAGGACTCCTAAAGATAAAAAATGATGGAAGATGATGTCAGAAGACAAAAGATAGTgcaatatcattattttttattttggtgaCCTTGTCACTATTTActtttataaattattgaaCTATTTAActatttgattttataaaacattatactttttattttgagatGGAATCCGAGGTTTCATGTCCGACTTTTCCTTCTATATATAGATTGTATCGTGTTCTTAGAAAgacacggtcgagtttgctcccctctattccttCTCAGTAAACAACTTTtcttaagaaattaaataaaagcttTAAGCTGTTGATATAAACTTGTAAGTTTATATTctattattgtttttcttttctgtttttatttattgtttataatttatatatttcataGATTATACATGTTAAATCATTTGTTATAAATCATTGTcttactatgacatgatctatatttatttgtaacttgaaattttaatgaaatgataaaagattcaTTTGAGTTCTGgaattttgatttaatataaaattttttatttaaaacataagGTAAAGAGATGAATCAGGAGAtggtaaacacaaggttcgagtTTAATCaggaaataataaattcatgttATAGCTCTTCAGCCTGTTTAGCCGAGTAATTGCGTTTAAGACgtttatgggtgatttttttgtatataaatttatgtttttgaggtagaACTcggtaaaatattttgttgtttaCTTTATTTAATATATCTCTGTTAGatctttttatgttttgtaaaagatACATAGATgaatcttatattaattattattccaAGAATTAAATGTCTCATTTTACTAGCTTAATTTTTActaaattcaattttaatcgttcctaattatattgttttgattaaaatgagttttaattGTTACGGGCAAGAGAGATAAACACATACCCTCCTTTATTTCGAATTAATGTGTATGGGGAGTCATGGTTCGTCATTTCCCCATCCCGAACTTCGTGAAACTTGGCCTTTCCCCTGTAATTTGGCAACCCATTTCAAAAGAAATTCTCTCACTACACCAGAAATTCAAAGCCCTAGGTCTCAATGGCGTCCACCCGCGAGGAGAACGTGTACATGGCGAAGCTGGCGGAGCAGGCCGAGCGCTACGAGGAGATGGTTGAGTTCATGGAGAAGGTTGTCCTCGCCGTTGACGCAGGAGAGGAGCTCTCCGTCGAGGAGCGCAACCTCCTATCCGTCGCCTACAAGAACGTCATCGGTGCGCGCCGCGCCTCCTGGCGTATCATCTCCTCCATCGAGCAGAAGGAGGAGAGCCGCGGGAACGAGAGCCACGTCTCGGTCATCAAATCCTACAGATCTAAGATCGAGTCGGAGCTCTCCAACATCTGTGACGGCATTCTCAAGCTACTTGATACCAAGCTAGTCGGATCCGCGGCCTCCGGTGATTCGAAGGTGTTTTACTTGAAGATGAAGGGTGATTACTATCGCTACTTGGCGGAATTCAAGACTGGAGCCGAGCGCAAGGAGGCCGCTGAGAACACTCTTTCAGCGTACAAGTCGGCTCAGGTTAGggtttctttatttctttctttttctgaCTTCCTGTACGGGGAAAAATACTTTACGGATCAGGGAGATTCAAAATCTACTATCTGCCTTTTACGatgatttaaatataatatttagtcCAACAATTTAACTCCATTTGTGGAATATTAAAGATGAAGTAAATTCAGAAATACTGATCGAGTGCTTGAAATGTCATTTGACTTGATTTGCTTTGTCTCCTTTATTAACTTTGATCAATGATCCGCGTTCTGGATCAGTTTCTGTTATTTGTGAATGTGTAGACGAATCCAATTTTTTGACCTCTGTAATGTGGCTCTGTGGAATTTTTTGATATATTCCCTTGATTATATGCTTGTGAAATCGTAGAAGAATTTTAGGTTGTAAAATTTTGTTGTGCTGAGTTTCACTTGTATTTAGACCTTGTAGATTTATATTGAAATTGGGTTG comes from Primulina huaijiensis isolate GDHJ02 chromosome 5, ASM1229523v2, whole genome shotgun sequence and encodes:
- the LOC140976674 gene encoding 14-3-3-like protein 16R — translated: MASTREENVYMAKLAEQAERYEEMVEFMEKVVLAVDAGEELSVEERNLLSVAYKNVIGARRASWRIISSIEQKEESRGNESHVSVIKSYRSKIESELSNICDGILKLLDTKLVGSAASGDSKVFYLKMKGDYYRYLAEFKTGAERKEAAENTLSAYKSAQDIANAELAPTHPIRLGLALNFSVFYYEILNSPDRACNLAKQAFDEAIAELDTLGEESYKDSTLIMQLLRDNLTLWTSDMQDDNSEDIKEAAKPDNE